GGCACGAAAGGGCTCGGGCCAAAAGGCGGTGAGAGTACCGAACCGGCGCATACCGGAAGCCAGGGGCGCGGCCGAGACCGTGGACGGGAACGACACCGAGACGGCCAATGAGATCGCGAACTCCGGGTGCTTGCCCTGAATGTCGATCGAGTGGCGTGTAGTTACTTCCCCCGACCGGTAGGCGGCTGCGGAGGCGTAAGCGTCGTCGGCCACCGCCAAGCTCTCCAGAGAGGCTACGCCCAGCGGCGATACGGCCATTACGGCAGCGTTCAGTGTGGACGTCGCCTCAGCGTACAGATAGATCGCGACCGAAGACGCGCTCAGGTCATGCAGGCACTGCCGGACACACTCGACCAGCGCCTCGTCCCGCTCCGCCACGCCGGGCCCGGGTTGGTGGAGCAGCACGCGCTCGGGCTCGAAAGGATCTGTGAAGTTCATAGATCACCGAACCGCGGAGCCGGTGCCGACGCGGTATCCACCTTTCTCCTTCACGCCATCGTAACGCGGTCGGCGCGTCCCGGCGCTGTATGGGAGGACTCGAGTGAAAGTCAGGGGATCATCCCCCATGCGAACGGTCCCAAGGGCGTTGTGACGTTGTTGGGTGTGTGGCTGCCTGGCGGTGCGTGGGGGCGTGGTGGGTTGGGGAGCCGGGCCTGTGGTCAGGCGGTGGCGGCAAGGCCGGCGGTGCCGGTGATCTGGTCTAAGATCGTGAAGCGGGTGCTCGTCTCGGCGCGGTGGGTGGTGGCGGTCATCAGGTGTCGGCGGGGGCGGAAGTGGGGCGGGATGCCGCTGAACGCGGACAGCAACCGCTGGGCTGCGCCCCTGGAGCGGAAAGCCTTTCATCGCGCGTTCGCGCTGCCTGGTGGGCTGGTGGCTGTTGTCCGCCGTGTTGTTCGGGCCCTTGTGACAGCGGTGCTCGACGGTAGGGCATGACCTCGCGGTGGGCCGCTCGGCAGGAGCGGAGCTTGCCGGTGACCAGAACCCGCGGCACTGCACCGGTCTTCTTCAGCGGGCGGCGGAAGAACCGCCTGGCCGCGGTCTTGTCCCGGCGGTTGTGCACGAGGATGTCCAAGATCGTTGCCGTTTTGGTCGACGGCCCGCCACCGGTACTTCTGCTCACCGTTGACCTGGATGAAGACTTCGTCCAGGTGTCACTTGTCCCCGGGCCGAGGCTGTCGGCGGCGCAGCGCGCCTGCGCAGGCCTGCCCGAACTTCGCGCACCGGCGGCGGACCGTTTCGCAGGAGACGACGACCCCGCGCCCGGGCATCAGCTCCTCCACCCCGCGCAACGACAGCGGGAAGCGGTGGTACAGCCACCCACAGGGGGAGACGACCTCCACCGGGTACCGCTGACCCTGGTACGACAACGACGCGCCCCCCACGGACCACCCTTCCCAGACTGATCAACCCGAAGATCACCCCACCGGTCAGCCAACGTGACAGCGCCCTGCACCGTGCCGCCGCGCTGGGACAGCGGCACAGGTGTGCGGCGCTCCAAGATGTCGGGGTTACCCAGTACCGGTTTGGAAGGGAATCACAGGTCCGATGACACACTCGCCATCTCTCACTCCCGCTTCGGGATCATGACCGCTCCCGCGCAGGTCGAATACCACGACCTCCTGCGGATCTGGCGCGAGGCCGACGCCATCCCGGAGATCGAGCACGCGTGGTTGTTCGATCACCTGATGCCGATCGGCGGCGATCCGAAAGGCCCCGCATACGAAGGGTGGACGCTGCTCTCGGCCCTCGCCGCACAGACCCGGCGACTCCGTCTGGGTGTACTGGTGACCAGCAAACGCATCCGGCCGCCCGCCGTACTCGCCAAGATCGCCGCTACCGTGGACGTCATCTCCGGCGGACGCCTCGACTTCGGTATCGGTGTCGGCTCACGCCCTAGCCACCCCGTGGCGCGGCGCGAGTACGAAGCCCACGGTCTTCCCTTCCACGAAACAGCCCACGCCCTGGCCAGCCTCGCCGAGGCATGTACGGTGATCCGGCGGCTGTGGACCGAGACCGAACGGTTCGACTTCCACGGCACCTACATCCAGCTGACCGGTGCATTTGGCAACCCGAAACCCGTTCAACGCCCTCACCCACCCATTCTGATCGTCGGGCGCGCGTCCTCGACGCTGCGCGTGGTCGCCGAACACGCCGATCTCTGGAACATCCCCGGCGACGACATCGACGACGCTGTCCAGCACAACGCGCTGCTGGACCGCTACTGCACCGACATTGGGCGCAACCCCTCCTCGATCACGCGCTCCATCCTGCTCCCGGTCTCCTACGACGCCCCCCGACGTAACCCGGGGCACGATCCGCAGGGCGACCGACGCCGGCTTCCGGCACATCGTCCTAGCCTAGCAGCGCCCTACCCCGACAACGTCGCACGGTGGGTCACCGAGGAACTCATCAACGCCTACGCCTCGGCCCCTCAATGACTTTCGGCCGGTCCTTCGCCGCCGGCTAGCCACATCCGAGCATCGACAACCGACGACAATGGCGCGGATTCGGGCGCCGGGCCAACGACCGATAAGGGGTCAGGGCTGCCCTCCCCGCTCCAGGGGAATCCTCTCGCCCGCCTCGATTGCGATGGGCAGCCGATTCTCCGAGGGCGGCAGCGGGCAGGTCGCCAGATCGGTGTAGGCGCACGGCAGGTTCCCTGCGCGGTTGAAGTCGAGGTTCACCCGCCCCTCCGTGTCCGGGGCCTCGATCTGCAGGGAACGGTTTGCCGCGTACGTCGTCACGCCCGAGGTCCGGTCGGTGAACAGGACCATCAGGCTTCTGGGGGTCTTGCCGTTGAACGCGGTGAGCCGGTGAACCGCACCGTCGAACTCGAACTCGACCTGGCCGGGCGAGACGTACACGTGCTCCAGCCCTTCCACCGTGGCACCGACCGTCACCGGGCGCGGTTCTGCGAAGGGGAGGAAGCGGCCCTCACGCACCCAGCGCGGGTCAGGAGTATATGCAGGGGTGTACCTGAACGCCGTACGCAGGGCGTTGCTGGGATGACGGGGACGCAGTATGTCATGGCCGCCGCGCTTGGCGATCTCTATCCGGGCTTCGCCGACGCCGGCGAATTGGCTGTCCCGCTCGGCGATCACTCCGAAGTCGTGCCGACCGTACACTGTCTCACCGTCGACAGTCAGTTGCTCGTGCTCGGCAAGTTCGACCACTACTCCCCGTGCGGTGCTCGACCAGGCTCCAGGGGCGTCCTCGAACCGAGTCGGCTCTTCGCTGAGCCAGTGCAGGCTCGTGATCGCGAGAAAGCCGTGGGGACTAGCGAGGTTTCGATCCTTTCGCTCATGCCACTGCTTCCATGCTTCGGTGAAGCTCTGCTGGTCGACACCCTGGGGCATGTGGACTCCTCCTACAGGACTTAGAGGTCATCTCATTTGGTGAGTCGGCGATAGCGGATGAGGGTGCAGGCGATGCTGGTGAAGGCCAGGAGATGCTCCGCCTTGCGCTCGTGGCGGCGGTGCAGGCGACGGCATCCGGCGAGCCGGGCCATGGTCCACTCGATCACCCAGCGGTGACGGCCCAGCCGCTTGGAGGACTCGATGCCCTTGCGGGCGATGCGGTGCCGGACGCCGCGCTCGCGCAGCCGTTTCCGCGGATGAGCGTAGTCGTATCCTTTGTCGCCGTGGAGCTTGGCGGGCTTGCGCCGACGTGGGCCGCGGCGGGAGCGGATGGGCGGGATACCGCGCACGAGTGGCTCCGGGGCCTGGCTGTCGTGCAGGTTGGCCC
This is a stretch of genomic DNA from Streptomyces sp. TG1A-8. It encodes these proteins:
- a CDS encoding DUF1684 domain-containing protein yields the protein MPQGVDQQSFTEAWKQWHERKDRNLASPHGFLAITSLHWLSEEPTRFEDAPGAWSSTARGVVVELAEHEQLTVDGETVYGRHDFGVIAERDSQFAGVGEARIEIAKRGGHDILRPRHPSNALRTAFRYTPAYTPDPRWVREGRFLPFAEPRPVTVGATVEGLEHVYVSPGQVEFEFDGAVHRLTAFNGKTPRSLMVLFTDRTSGVTTYAANRSLQIEAPDTEGRVNLDFNRAGNLPCAYTDLATCPLPPSENRLPIAIEAGERIPLERGGQP